A single Populus alba chromosome 7, ASM523922v2, whole genome shotgun sequence DNA region contains:
- the LOC118029100 gene encoding uncharacterized protein isoform X1: MNQSSKTHKQKRQTGLPEQPTKTQRRKKQPQPQHQPSFRRNPLQDLNNGGIDSTSIDNTSNASSLSSIEAPKGCLRFFLSHSSSSRTAKTPFNNSSNIQRLTKVKPFSSKTPMSAPDMMRPAKENSSRQNLFERPLSKKVEKVKRNHPPCLYQWQSGKKRTCSRNEIANAKVSSFSESSGSLVNNKLKSGFGELRKVIIDGVYEGSEANLTPLCKVASGSGLNLGVDGKVMNDDFYEKSSNCNTDSKSTSSNTKTPPVQPSVSPEIQCGSSMKLMTGKPITPATCYGAGHVVSGVTDKRKCRPRGILACGEAKALGSFDSDEDIEHENDIALVENSAVSVLPLPIEASMHWLLSPCDEEDEDQKENPRNRLCGFQRLEVRAMHNSPASIPSGYGGFSPNLCSTSADRSISTVSAGRRRSASLLSPIELPLPEFQGFLATALCDDFAVSPLEEETNNLRGLDGENSPFSIGSLGSGNVIQTPQSDSSSDRRVGASWLQVDGNRKKCSFDSELNSVAEHLQMTSLSPKSHASLWDPTNSSFRFDSLTMPSNSVDLSKFHKILDDRASWFSNSTIENVSQSQMRISWREGLVSRIFEMDEFDCCRYLSDEEHDGSACKIDCSKSHKSPELNVDAATDRISINGFGSTEYVMEDQGTGDKAKDSLPSQPPSSCAESISTDGGGLACSDDSDWTLCYKNHLFQV, encoded by the coding sequence ATGAACCAATCATCAAAAACCCACAAGCAAAAACGCCAAACTGGATTACCAGAACAACCCACCAAGACCCAAAGGAGAAAGAAACAGCCTCAGCCTCAGCATCAGCCAAGCTTTAGAAGAAACCCACTTCAAGATCTCAATAATGGTGGCATTGATAGCACCAGCATTGATAACACCAGCAATGCTTCTTCTTTATCCTCCATTGAAGCTCCTAAGGGCTGTCTCAGGTTCTTCCTCTctcactcttcttcttccaggaCTGCAAAAACTCCTttcaataatagtagtaatattCAGAGACTGACAAAAGTAAAGCCCTTCTCCTCAAAAACCCCCATGTCAGCTCCTGATATGATGAGACCCGCAAAGGAGAACTCCTCACGGCAGAACCTTTTTGAGAGACCCCTTTCAAAAAAGGTGGAGAAGGTGAAGAGAAACCATCCTCCATGTCTGTACCAATGGCAATCTGGTAAGAAACGCACTTGTTCTAGAAATGAGATTGCTAATGCTAAAGTTTCGTCCTTTTCGGAATCAAGTGGCAGTCTTGTGAATAATAAGCTGAAATCTGGGTTTGGAGAGTTGAGAAAGGTGATAATTGATGGAGTATATGAGGGTAGTGAAGCAAATTTGACTCCTTTGTGTAAAGTGGCCAGTGGATCTGGTTTGAATCTTGGAGTTGATGGTAAGGTTATGAATGATGATTTTTATGAGAAATCATCAAATTGTAATACTGACTCAAAATCAACAAGTAGCAATACCAAGACACCTCCAGTTCAGCCCTCAGTATCACCAGAGATACAATGTGGATCATCTATGAAGCTAATGACAGGGAAACCGATTACGCCTGCTACTTGTTATGGTGCTGGTCATGTTGTGTCTGGGGTCACTGACAAGAGGAAGTGTAGGCCTAGAGGGATACTCGCTTGTGGAGAAGCTAAAGCACTTGGTAGTTTTGATAGTGATGAGGATATTGAACATGAGAATGATATAGCGCTTGTTGAGAATTCTGCTGTTTCTGTGTTGCCTTTGCCTATTGAAGCTTCAATGCATTGGCTTTTATCACCCTGCGATGAGGAGGATGAGGACCAGAAGGAGAATCCTCGAAACAGGTTATGCGGTTTTCAGAGATTGGAGGTGCGTGCCATGCACAATTCTCCTGCTTCAATTCCATCTGGCTATGGTGGCTTTTCACCGAATTTGTGCAGTACAAGTGCTGACAGAAGTATCTCTACTGTTAGTGctgggaggaggaggagtgCTTCTTTGCTTTCTCCCATTGAGCTCCCTCTTCCCGAGTTTCAAGGATTTCTGGCAACTGCTTTATGTGACGACTTCGCTGTTTCACCTTTAGAAGAAGAGACGAATAATCTCCGTGGCCTAGATGGAGAGAACTCTCCATTCTCCATAGGCTCGTTGGGTAGTGGGAATGTAATCCAGACTCCCCAATCTGATTCTAGCTCAGATAGACGAGTAGGCGCATCTTGGTTACAAGTAGATGGTAATAGAAAGAAATGTAGCTTTGATTCTGAACTCAATTCAGTGGCTGAGCATCTTCAGATGACTAGTTTATCTCCCAAGAGCCATGCATCATTATGGGATCCAACCAATTCAAGTTTTCGATTTGATTCTCTGACCATGCCTTCCAATTCAGTCGATCTTTCTAAGTTTCACAAAATTTTGGACGATCGGGCTTCTTGGTTTTCTAATTCTACAATCGAGAATGTATCACAATCTCAGATGAGAATATCTTGGAGGGAAGGATTGGTAAGTCGTATTTTTGAGATGGATGAATTTGATTGTTGTAGATACTTGTCTGATGAAGAGCACGATGGCAGTGCCTGCAAAATTGATTGCTCAAAATCTCATAAGAGTCCTGAGCTCAATGTTGATGCAGCAACTGATCGCATTTCAATTAACGGTTTTGGATCTACTGAATATGTAATGGAGGATCAGGGAACAGGTGACAAAGCCAAGGATAGCCTCCCTTCTCAGCCACCAAGTTCATGTGCAGAGTCCATAAGCACTGATGGTGGTGGTCTTGCTTGTTCAGATGATTCAGATTGGACCCTATGCTACAAGAACCATTTGTTTCAAGTATAA
- the LOC118029100 gene encoding uncharacterized protein isoform X2, protein MVALIAPALITPAMLLLYPPLKLLRAVSAPDMMRPAKENSSRQNLFERPLSKKVEKVKRNHPPCLYQWQSGKKRTCSRNEIANAKVSSFSESSGSLVNNKLKSGFGELRKVIIDGVYEGSEANLTPLCKVASGSGLNLGVDGKVMNDDFYEKSSNCNTDSKSTSSNTKTPPVQPSVSPEIQCGSSMKLMTGKPITPATCYGAGHVVSGVTDKRKCRPRGILACGEAKALGSFDSDEDIEHENDIALVENSAVSVLPLPIEASMHWLLSPCDEEDEDQKENPRNRLCGFQRLEVRAMHNSPASIPSGYGGFSPNLCSTSADRSISTVSAGRRRSASLLSPIELPLPEFQGFLATALCDDFAVSPLEEETNNLRGLDGENSPFSIGSLGSGNVIQTPQSDSSSDRRVGASWLQVDGNRKKCSFDSELNSVAEHLQMTSLSPKSHASLWDPTNSSFRFDSLTMPSNSVDLSKFHKILDDRASWFSNSTIENVSQSQMRISWREGLVSRIFEMDEFDCCRYLSDEEHDGSACKIDCSKSHKSPELNVDAATDRISINGFGSTEYVMEDQGTGDKAKDSLPSQPPSSCAESISTDGGGLACSDDSDWTLCYKNHLFQV, encoded by the exons ATGGTGGCATTGATAGCACCAGCATTGATAACACCAGCAATGCTTCTTCTTTATCCTCCATTGAAGCTCCTAAGGGCTGTCTCAG CTCCTGATATGATGAGACCCGCAAAGGAGAACTCCTCACGGCAGAACCTTTTTGAGAGACCCCTTTCAAAAAAGGTGGAGAAGGTGAAGAGAAACCATCCTCCATGTCTGTACCAATGGCAATCTGGTAAGAAACGCACTTGTTCTAGAAATGAGATTGCTAATGCTAAAGTTTCGTCCTTTTCGGAATCAAGTGGCAGTCTTGTGAATAATAAGCTGAAATCTGGGTTTGGAGAGTTGAGAAAGGTGATAATTGATGGAGTATATGAGGGTAGTGAAGCAAATTTGACTCCTTTGTGTAAAGTGGCCAGTGGATCTGGTTTGAATCTTGGAGTTGATGGTAAGGTTATGAATGATGATTTTTATGAGAAATCATCAAATTGTAATACTGACTCAAAATCAACAAGTAGCAATACCAAGACACCTCCAGTTCAGCCCTCAGTATCACCAGAGATACAATGTGGATCATCTATGAAGCTAATGACAGGGAAACCGATTACGCCTGCTACTTGTTATGGTGCTGGTCATGTTGTGTCTGGGGTCACTGACAAGAGGAAGTGTAGGCCTAGAGGGATACTCGCTTGTGGAGAAGCTAAAGCACTTGGTAGTTTTGATAGTGATGAGGATATTGAACATGAGAATGATATAGCGCTTGTTGAGAATTCTGCTGTTTCTGTGTTGCCTTTGCCTATTGAAGCTTCAATGCATTGGCTTTTATCACCCTGCGATGAGGAGGATGAGGACCAGAAGGAGAATCCTCGAAACAGGTTATGCGGTTTTCAGAGATTGGAGGTGCGTGCCATGCACAATTCTCCTGCTTCAATTCCATCTGGCTATGGTGGCTTTTCACCGAATTTGTGCAGTACAAGTGCTGACAGAAGTATCTCTACTGTTAGTGctgggaggaggaggagtgCTTCTTTGCTTTCTCCCATTGAGCTCCCTCTTCCCGAGTTTCAAGGATTTCTGGCAACTGCTTTATGTGACGACTTCGCTGTTTCACCTTTAGAAGAAGAGACGAATAATCTCCGTGGCCTAGATGGAGAGAACTCTCCATTCTCCATAGGCTCGTTGGGTAGTGGGAATGTAATCCAGACTCCCCAATCTGATTCTAGCTCAGATAGACGAGTAGGCGCATCTTGGTTACAAGTAGATGGTAATAGAAAGAAATGTAGCTTTGATTCTGAACTCAATTCAGTGGCTGAGCATCTTCAGATGACTAGTTTATCTCCCAAGAGCCATGCATCATTATGGGATCCAACCAATTCAAGTTTTCGATTTGATTCTCTGACCATGCCTTCCAATTCAGTCGATCTTTCTAAGTTTCACAAAATTTTGGACGATCGGGCTTCTTGGTTTTCTAATTCTACAATCGAGAATGTATCACAATCTCAGATGAGAATATCTTGGAGGGAAGGATTGGTAAGTCGTATTTTTGAGATGGATGAATTTGATTGTTGTAGATACTTGTCTGATGAAGAGCACGATGGCAGTGCCTGCAAAATTGATTGCTCAAAATCTCATAAGAGTCCTGAGCTCAATGTTGATGCAGCAACTGATCGCATTTCAATTAACGGTTTTGGATCTACTGAATATGTAATGGAGGATCAGGGAACAGGTGACAAAGCCAAGGATAGCCTCCCTTCTCAGCCACCAAGTTCATGTGCAGAGTCCATAAGCACTGATGGTGGTGGTCTTGCTTGTTCAGATGATTCAGATTGGACCCTATGCTACAAGAACCATTTGTTTCAAGTATAA